A stretch of the Capsicum annuum cultivar UCD-10X-F1 chromosome 10, UCD10Xv1.1, whole genome shotgun sequence genome encodes the following:
- the LOC107843973 gene encoding LOW QUALITY PROTEIN: DNA-directed RNA polymerase III subunit 2-like (The sequence of the model RefSeq protein was modified relative to this genomic sequence to represent the inferred CDS: inserted 1 base in 1 codon; substituted 1 base at 1 genomic stop codon) yields the protein MVNGRSIGRDSTMSDETDSLSRGIDKQYLASPIKNPVDKYQLIPEFLKVRGLVKQHLDSFNYFVKTEINKIVRANNEIRSTRDPSIYLRYRDVRIGEPSMIYDGVTEKLSPQKCRLSSLTYAAPIYVTVDYTSTMRGKKQESTEKDVVIGRMPIMLRSCSCVLYGKDEEQLAKLGECPLDPGAYFVVNGTEKVISIQEQLSKNRIIIDTDNKGCVQASVISSSEKTKSKTIVKMEKEKIYLLLNMFKSKVPIMIVMKAMGMESDQEVVQMLGRDPRFSALLLPSIEECANLKVYTQHQALEFLESDKMLNVFSYFSGPVEKGARALSILRDILLANVPVHQHNFRKKCIYVAVMMRRMMEAILNKDTMDDKDYVGNKRLELSGQILSLLFEDLFKTMNAESKREFDASPSARYILYCIKKYNRITSELGRTLSTGNWDVKRFGMHKKGVTDVVARLSYIGTLGNMTKIKPQFEKSRKVSGPRALQPSQFGMLCPCDTPEGEACGLVKNLALMTHVTTDEDERPIISLCYYLGVEDLELLSAEELHVPSSYLIVLNGLMLGKHKSLQRFANAMRKLRRAGKIGEFVSIFVNKKQRCVYIASDGGRVCRPLVIADKGVSRIKELHMKELRDGVCDFNSFLKDGLIEYLDVNEENSLIALYEKEATPETTHIEIEPFTILGVCASLIPYPHHNQSPRNTYQCAMGKQAMGNIAYNXLNRMDGLLYLLVYPQRPLLTTRTIELVGYDKLGSGQNATVAVMSYSGYDIEDAIVMNKSSLDRGFGRCIVMKKYTAICQKYDSCTSDRIIKPQRQGYEADRMQILDDDEIAAPGEIIRRHDIYINKESPIVTRWIPGTSPTVLPDTAYKPSRQTYQGTEGELAVVDRVALHSDENNNLSIKFMIRDTRRPEIGDKFSSRHGQKGVCGTIVQQEDLPFSERGICPELIMNPHGFPSRMTVGKMIELLGSKAGVSCGRYHYGSAFGEPSGHADTVDAISETLVKHGYSYNGKDFLYSGITGMPIQAYIFMGPIYYQKLKHIXLDKIHARGIGPRVSMTRQPTEGRSRNGGLRVGEMERDCLLAYGASMLIYERLMLSSDPFEVQVCRKCGLLGYYNYKLKTGFCSMCKNRENISTMKLPYACKLLIQELQSMNIVPRLKLGEP from the exons ATGGTCAATG GAAGATCGATAGGCCGCGATTCTACCATGTCCGATGAGACAGACAGCTTGAGCCGCGGAATTGACAAGCAGTACCTTGCTTCTCCCATTAAGAATCCGGTGGACAAGTATCAACTTATTCCGGAGTTCCTAAAGGTGAGAGGATTGGTGAAGCAGCATTTGGACTCGTTCAATTACTTTGTTAAGACGGAAATAAACAAGATTGTCCGAGCGAATAATGAGATTAGATCGACAAGGGACCCCAGTATTTATCTTAGGTACAGGGATGTCCGTATTGGTGAACCATCAATGATTTATGATGGTGTAACCGAAAAACTAAGTCCACAGAAATGTCGGCTATCTAGTCTTACTTATGCGGCTCCAATTTATGTTACAGTCGACTACACAAGTACAATGAGAGGGAAAAAACAAGAATCAACGGAGAAGGATGTTGTCATTGGACGAATGCCTATTATGCTAAGAAGTTGTTCTTGCGTGCTATATGGGAAAGATGAAGAACAGCTAGCGAAACTTGGAGAATGTCCACTTGATCCCGGGGCATATTTTGTTGTCAATGGCACGGAGAAGGTAATTTCAATTCAAGAGCAGCTCTCGAAGAACAGAATAATCATTGATACGGATAATAAAGGCTGTGTACAAGCATCTGTTATCAGTAGCTCagaaaaaacaaaaagcaaaACGATTGTAaaaatggagaaagaaaagatATACTTACTGTTGAATATGTTCAAAAGCAAGGTCCCTATAATGATTGTCATGAAGGCGATGGGTATGGAGAGCGATCAAGAGGTCGTACAAATGTTAGGAAGAGATCCTCGTTTTAGTGCTTTGCTTTTGCCATCAATAGAGGAATGTGCAAATCTCAAGGTGTATACACAACATCAAGCGTTGGAGTTCCTCGAGAGTGATAAGATGCTTAATGTGTTTTCGTATTTTTCTGGTCCAGTTGAGAAGGGAGCTCGAGCTTTAAGTATTCTTCGTGACATATTGCTTGCAAATGTTCCCGTCCATCAGCATAACTTCCGCAAAAAATGCATATATGTTGCAGTAATGATGAGGCGCATGATGGAAGCAATTTTAAACAAGGACACAATGGATGACAAGGACTATGTGGGGAACAAACGACTGGAGCTCTCCGGTCAGATTTTATCCCTCCTTTTCGAGGATTTGTTCAAGACGATGAATGCTGAATCTAAGAGGGAATTTGATGCTAGCCCCAGTGCTCGGTACATTTTATATTGTATAAAGAAATATAACAGAATTACTTCGGAGCTGGGGAGAACCCTATCTACGGGCAACTGGGATGTTAAACGATTTGGGATGCACAAGAAAGGCGTGACTGATGTTGTTGCTAGGTTATCATACATTGGAACGTTGGGCAACATGACGAAGATCAAACCACAATTCGAGAAGTCTAGGAAAGTTAGTGGTCCTAGAGCACTGCAACCTAGCCAGTTTGGTATGCTTTGTCCTTGTGATACTCCAGAAGGtgaagcttgtggattggtgAAAAACCTGGCCTTGATGActcatgttacaacagatgaggaTGAGCGCCCTATTATTTCTCTG TGCTACTACTTAGGTGTTGAGGACTTGGAACTACTTTCAGCAGAAGAACTTCATGTGCCAAGTTCTTATCTTATCGTATTAAATGGACTCATGCTAGGCAAGCACAAGAGTCTGCAGCGATTTGCTAATGCTATGAGGAAGCTACGGAGGGCTGGTAAAATCGGAGAGTTTGTAAGCATTTTTGTGAATAAAAAGCAGCGCTGCGTCTACATTGCATCAGATGGTGGACGTGTCTGTCGTCCACTTGTAATTGCTGATAAAGGTGTTTCCAGGATCAAGGAGCTCCATATGAAAGAGTTGAGGGATGGTGTGTGTGACTTCAACAGCTTTCTAAAGGATGGTTTGATTGAATATCTTGATGTCAACGAGGAGAACTCATTGATTGCTCTATACGAAAAGGAGGCCACACCAGAAACAACGCATATTGAGATTGAGCCTTTCACAATCTTAGGTGTTTGTGCCAGTTTGATACCTTATCCTCATCACAATCAGTCCCCTAGGAATACTTATCAGTGTGCGATGGGTAAGCAAGCTATGGGAAACATTGCCTATAACTAGTTGAATCGGATGGACGGTTTGCTCTACCTTTTGGTGTATCCTCAACGCCCTTTACTGACAACAAGAACAATTGAGCTGGTTGGGTATGATAAATTAGGGTCTGGTCAGAATGCCACCGTTGCTGTGATGAGTTATAGTGGCTatgacatagaggatgcaatagtaATGAACAAGTCTTCTTTAGATCGAGGCTTTGGGCGTTGCATAGTGATGAAAAAATACACAGCCATATGTCAGAAGTATGACAGTTGCACATCAGATAGAATAATTAAACCACAGCGTCAAGGATACGAAGCTGATAGGATGCAGATTCTGGATGATGATGAAATAGCCGCTCCAGGAGAAATTATTCGACGTCATGATATCTATATCAACAAGGAATCCCCTATAGTCACGAGGTGGATACCAGGCACGTCTCCTACTGTCTTGCCTGATACTGCATACAAGCCAAGTAGACAAACTTATCAAGGTACTGAAGGGGAGTTAGCTGTTGTCGACAGAGTGGCTCTTCACTCCGATGAAAACAACAATTTAAGCATCAAGTTTATGATTCGTGATACCCGTAGGCCTGAGATTGGTGACAAGTTTAGTAGCAGGCATGGGCAGAAAGGAGTTTGTGGCACCATTGTACAACAGGAAGATCTTCCGTTTTCTGAACGTGGCATTTGTCCTGAACTTATTATGAATCCTCACGGATTTCCAAGCCGAATGACAGTGGGAAAGATGATAGAGCTTCTCGGAAGTAAAGCTGGAGTTTCATGCGGGAGGTATCATTACGGCAGTGCTTTTGGAGAACCCAGTGGTCATGCAGACACGGTTGATGCTATCAGCGAAACTCTTGTAAAACATGGCTACAGCTACAATGGCAAGGACTTCCTTTATTCAGGCATTACCGGTATGCCAATACAGGCATACATCTTCATGGGGCCAATATATTACCAAAAGCTGAAACACA TCCTAGACAAAATTCACGCTCGTGGGATTGGACCTCGTGTTTCAATGACAAGACAACCTACCGAAGGTAGGAGTAGAAATGGAGGTTTACGTGTGGGAGAAATGGAACGTGATTGTTTACTTGCATATGGTGCCAGTATGTTGATATACGAGCGCTTGATGCTTTCCAGTGATCCATTCGAGGTTCAGGTTTGCAGAAAATGTGGTTTATTGGGATATTACAACTACAAGCTGAAGACTGGATTTTGTTCCATGTGTAAGAACAGGGAAAATATTTCTACGATGAAGTTGCCTTACGCGTGCAAGCTCCTAATCCAGGAGCTCCAATCAATGAACATTGTCCCGCGATTAAAACTAGGGGAACCTTGA
- the LOC107843969 gene encoding DNA-directed RNA polymerase III subunit 2: MGYDSTMSSTADDSSHGIDKQHLASPIKNLVDKFQLVPEFLKVRGLVKQHLDSFNYFVKTEIKKIVRANQEIRSTLDPSIYLRYMDVHIGEPSMIFDAVTEKLSPQKCRLSDRTYAAPIYVTIRYTTGSHGQTVESTKKNVIIGRMPIMLRSSCCVLYGKDEDELARLGECPLDPGGYFVIKGTEKVILIQEQLSKNRIIIDTDKKGCVQASVTSSTEKTKSKTIIKMEKEKVYLELNMFKTKVPIMVVMKAMGMESDQEVVQMIGRDPRLSALLLPSIEECADLKLYTQQQALEFLESDKMLKMPLYSTGPVEKGARALSILRDIFLANVPVHQHNFRKKCIYVAVMMRRMMEAILNKDAMDDKDYVGNKRLELSGQLLSLLFEDLFKTLNDEARKTIDALLARPSRSSRLDISQYIVKDYITQGLERTLSTGNWDVKRFRMHRKGMTQVVARLSYIGSLGHMTKISPQFEKSRKVSGPRALQPSQFGMLCPCDTPEGEACGLVKNLALMTHVTTDEDERPIMSLVQSLLLVFLPPGIQVFDKVGQVVS, encoded by the coding sequence ATGGGTTATGATTCTACCATGTCCAGTACGGCAGACGACTCGAGCCACGGAATTGACAAGCAGCACCTTGCTTCTCCCATTAAGAATTTGGTGGACAAGTTTCAACTTGTTCCAGAATTCCTAAAGGTGAGAGGATTGGTGAAGCAACACTTGGACTCCTTCAATTATTTTGTTAAGACGGAAATTAAGAAGATTGTCCGAGCGAATCAGGAGATTAGATCAACATTGGACCCCAGTATTTATCTTAGGTACATGGATGTCCACATTGGGGAACCGTCAATGATTTTTGATGCTGTAACTGAGAAATTATCTCCGCAGAAATGCCGACTATCCGACAGAACCTATGCGGCACCAATTTATGTCACCATCAGGTACACAACGGGAAGTCATGGGCAGACAGTAGAGTCAACAAAGAAGAATGTTATCATTGGAAGGATGCCAATTATGCTAAGAAGCAGTTGTTGCGTGCTATATGGGAAAGATGAAGATGAACTAGCAAGACTTGGAGAATGCCCACTTGATCCAGGAGGATATTTTGTAATCAAAGGCACTGAGAAGGTAATTTTAATTCAAGAGCAGCTCTCAAAGAACAGGATAATCATTGATACAGATAAAAAAGGTTGTGTGCAAGCATCTGTAACTAGCAGCACagaaaaaacaaaaagcaaaacgattataaaaatggaaaaagaaaaggtaTACTTAGAGTTGAATATGTTCAAAACCAAGGTCCCCATAATGGTTGTCATGAAGGCCATGGGAATGGAGAGCGATCAAGAGGTTGTGCAAATGATAGGAAGAGATCCTCGGCTGAGTGCTCTGCTTTTGCCATCAATCGAGGAGTGTGCAGATCTCAAGTTGTATACACAACAGCAAGCACTGGAGTTCCTCGAGAGTGATAAGATGCTTAAAATGCCTTTATATTCTACTGGTCCAGTTGAGAAGGGAGCCCGAGCTTTGAGTATTCTTCGTGACATATTTCTTGCAAATGTTCCTGTCCATCAGCATAATTTCCGCAAGAAATGCATATATGTTGCAGTAATGATGAGGCGCATGATGGAAGCAATCTTAAACAAGGATGCAATGGATGACAAAGACTATGTGGGGAACAAAAGATTGGAACTCTCCGGCCAGCTACTATCTCTCCTTTTTGAGGATTTGTTCAAGACGTTGAATGATGAAGCTAGGAAGACAATAGATGCTCTTCTTGCCAGGCCAAGTCGCTCCAGCCGTTTGGACATTTCTCAATACATAGTCAAAGATTATATTACTCAGGGCCTGGAGAGAACCCTATCTACAGGTAATTGGGATGTAAAACGATTTAGGATGCACAGGAAAGGCATGACTCAGGTTGTTGCTAGGTTATCATACATTGGATCATTGGGTCACATGACAAAGATCTCACCACAATTCGAAAAGTCTAGAAAAGTTAGTGGTCCTAGAGCACTGCAACCTAGCCAGTTCGGCATGCTTTGTCCTTGTGACACCCCAGAAGGCGAAGCTTGTGGACTGGTGAAAAACTTGGCATTGATGACTCATGTTACGACAGATGAGGATGAGCGCCCTATTATGTCTTTGGTACAGTCTTTATTACTTGTGTTTCTCCCGCCTGgtattcaagtgtttgataaagtcGGACAAGTAGTATCCTAA